From a region of the Corallococcus coralloides DSM 2259 genome:
- a CDS encoding ATP-dependent Clp protease adaptor ClpS: MAQKHQHDDGQVVTEAVPKQKLKRPTLYKVLLHNDNYTTREFVVAVLKEIFHKSETDAVQIMMHVHYNGIGVAGVYTYDVAETKLKTVEAAARDNGFPLRLSMEPEEG; this comes from the coding sequence ATGGCTCAGAAGCACCAACACGATGACGGCCAGGTCGTCACGGAGGCCGTCCCCAAGCAGAAGCTGAAGAGGCCGACGCTCTACAAGGTCCTCCTGCACAACGACAACTACACCACGCGTGAGTTCGTCGTGGCCGTGCTCAAGGAGATCTTCCACAAGTCGGAGACGGATGCCGTGCAGATCATGATGCACGTTCATTACAACGGCATCGGTGTGGCGGGCGTTTATACCTACGACGTCGCCGAGACGAAGCTCAAGACAGTGGAGGCCGCGGCGAGGGACAACGGGTTCCCCCTGCGGCTGTCCATGGAACCCGAGGAAGGCTGA